CTGTGTGGACATCGCCACGTCTGAGAACCTCACGGACTTCCTGATGGAAATGGGCTTCCGCATGGACCATGAGTTCGTCGCCAAAGGACATGTGTTCCGGAAGGGCATCATGAAGATTGTGGTGTACAAGATTTTCCGAATCCTGGTCCCAGGGAACACAGACAGCACTGAGGCCCTGTCCCTCTCCTATCTTGTGGAATTAAGTGTTGTCGCACCAGCGGGGCAGGACATGGTCTCTGATGACATGAGGAACTTTGCAGAGCAGCTCAAACCTCTGGTTCACCTGGAAAAAATAGACCCCAAAAGGCTGATGTGATAAAGTCTGTCCGCCTTTGATGCCTGTCCtcacctgggaggtgagaggccTCACAAGTGCCCCACATACAGCTGCCAGCCGGGGCCTACTGCCTTCTGGAAGATGGATAGTAAGAATATGGTTCCTTTGAACTGTTTCCTTccattggtaatttttttttcttttcatttgctttttttttgcaacagggtTTTACCATGTAGCCCCGGCTTCCTTGGAATTCACCACATAAACTAACTACCCTGTACTTCCTGCCTAAGTGCCCTAAGTGTTAAGGGTCCTTATTAAACTTGACTGTTCATCTTGTTGACAGGCTTTTCCAGTGAAAGACCTGGGATAATATAGAGATTTGTTCAAGTCCTCCCTCCACTCAGAAAGAGGGAGTTGGAGTAAGTTAGCTTTTCAGAGAAAAAGGTCAAAAACCAACTCTCataattgttttgctttttttttctttttttagaaaagcattttcttattcctttatttatttgttgttcatATGTTTTTAGTTGTGTTTTGCCATTAATATACAAGGTTTATAATGGTGGTGTGAGCTGGCATTGTGTGGTAATAAAGACTGAAAAGACTCAGTTGTGATTCTGATTCTTACTTGACTCCTTACTATTCTGCTTAAGTATTTGCTATCTTAAGTATTTAATATTACTGTCttactattattgttattgtgtatgatgtgtgtgggcCACACCCGTGAAGGACCAGAGGCCTCTCCAGGACTcacatgggagaaagaaagaactgactcctgcatgtTGCCGTCCTCTTTCTCTCCAGGATAGGTTGAGTACTGCacccacacacaaatgtaatCAAAAACATTCAAGCAGCtagtgatggagagatggcttagctgttaaagagcactggctgctcttgcagagaggaccCAGGCTTAATTCCAACTCCTGCTTGGTTGCTAACTGCAGCTCTAGGTGATCTGACGCTCTGTGAACTACACAGGCACTAggtacacagtacacagacatgtTCAGGCGAGAAAAGGGCCAGGTGGAGGTGATGCATGCCATTAacattagtcccagcactcaagaggcagaggcaggcagatctgtggtctacagaacaagctccaggacagccagggctacacagagaaaccctctctcaggGGAAAACCAAAAAGCTCATAGTGTTACATTTGAAAAGtcagatatttttctctttcatttttttctttcagtcattttctttttgattctacACTTTTTTAGGAGTCTTACCCAGAATCCTACAAACAGCCCTAGTGAAATTCACTGTTGGCTCCCGGCAGTGCCTCAGTGGGCatgagaggtcagagggcagcttccAGCAGCTCTGTATTTCCACTACACGGGGCCT
Above is a window of Arvicanthis niloticus isolate mArvNil1 chromosome 5, mArvNil1.pat.X, whole genome shotgun sequence DNA encoding:
- the Med18 gene encoding mediator of RNA polymerase II transcription subunit 18, which translates into the protein MEAPPVTMMPVTGGTINTMEYLLQGSVLDHSLESLIHRLRGLCDNMEPETFLDHEMVFLLKGQQASPFVLRARRSMDRAGAPWHLRYLGQPEMGDKNRHALVRNCVDIATSENLTDFLMEMGFRMDHEFVAKGHVFRKGIMKIVVYKIFRILVPGNTDSTEALSLSYLVELSVVAPAGQDMVSDDMRNFAEQLKPLVHLEKIDPKRLM